The DNA region ATCAACTCTTACAACTTATATGAAAGAAGATGTGTTTTTTAATTTCCCTGATAAAATGGAAGCTCAAATGAATATTGGAGATGAAAAGAGTGAAGCTTTGAAAAAAGAGATGGAAGAACATGGAGGCTATCATATGTTAGGTATAGATACTTATCCTAATGGTAGAGTTATGAGAGTTGTTCCATATAATCAACAAGGACAACATGATGGTGAATTTTTGCAATATTATGAAAGTGGGCAATTAGCACAAAAAGGCACATATAAAAATGGTTTAGGACAAGGAGATTATATTTGGTATCATGAAAATGGGCAAATAAAACAAAAATCTTTCTATAAAGATGATAAAATTGAGGGAACTGTATCTTGGTTTTTTCCAAGTGGAAAAATTGCTCAAACAGCTAATTTTAAAAATGGTAAAGAAGATGGTGAACTTATAGAATATTATGAAAATGGACAAATAAAAGAAAAAAGATTTTATATCAATGGAAAAGAAGAAGGAAAGAGTCTATTTTATGATGAAAAAGGAAATTTAACTAAAACTGAAATTTATAAAGATGGTATAAAACAATAATTTTAGGGACAAGGAGATAATTTGTATGAAAAAAATTTTTATTACTCTATTTTTAATATTATCTGTATTTTCTATTGTAAATGCAAAAACTTTTAAAACTGAAAAAGAATTAAATGATTTTTTTATTCAAGTTGATAAAAAAATTAAAGAGGAGGTAAAAAAGAATTATAGAGAAGAATATAATAAAATAAAGACATTATCTAATAATGGATATTCATTTAAAATAGAAGATGATGGAACTACCCTTATTACAAAAAATATTGATTTAAAACCTAAAACTGAAATTACTCAATATTTTAATAAAAAAGGGGAGTTATATATGATTTCTTCTCTTACTAGCGAAACTGATAAAGAACTTTATGCTTTATACAGAAAGTATGATAAAAATGGAAATCTTTCTATTTATACTTATGCTATTGATGGAAAAAATACAGATAAAGGTTATTATAGTGATGGAAAGTTAGCATATATAAGAGAATTTAAAATATTAAAAGGAGAAGCTCCTATTCCAAATGGAAAATATATTGAATATTATAAAAATACTAAAATAAAAGTACAAGGAAATTATAAAGATGGTAAAAGAAATGGAGAATTTAAAACTTTTCTGAAAAATGGTAAAAGTGCTGGTTCTGTTATTTATAAAGATGGTAAAATTACTAAATCTACTTTGGCTAATAGTATGAAAGATAATGCTAGTTTTTCTATACTAACTGATGTAAATTATAATATAAATTCACATAAAATAGTAACTGAAGAATTTCCAAATGGACTTTTAAAACAATATTTCATTTTTAATAAAGATGGACTTCTTGATGGTGAAAATAGAGAATATTATGAAGAAGGAGAGATAAAATCAATATTTCCTTTTAAAAATAATGTTGCTGATGGTAATATGATTTCTTACTACCAAAATGGGAATATTAAAGAAAAAAATACCTATAAGAATGGAATAGAAGAGGGTGAGAGCATACTATATTATGAAAATGGTAACCTTAAAGAAAAATACTTTATGAAAAATGAAAAGCTAGATGGAGAGGCAGTAGCTTATTATGAAGATGGAAAAATAAGAAATAAATCTATTTTTAAAGATGGGGTTAAATTAGAAGAAGAAATATATAAGGATAATGAAATAATAAAAAATATTTTTAAAAATAATAAAATTGTTCAACAAGATACATATTCTGAAAATGGTATTTTAAAAGAAAAAAAACATACATTAGATAATGGAAATATGGAGTATATAAGCTACTATAAAAATAAAAATATAAAACAAAAGGTTCTTTTAAAAGATGAGACCATTTTAAAAGATGAATTCTTCTCTGAAAATGGAAATATTAGAAAAAATAGCTTTTTATTAGATGGAAAAACTATAACAGAACTTTTTGAGTATTATCCTAATGGTAAACTTTTTAGAAAAATCTCTACAGTAAATGAAATTCCAAATGGTGATTTAATTGAATATTATCCTAATGGAAATATGAAAACAAAAGCACACTATATCGATGGTAAACTAAATGGAGAACTTATTGTCTATTTTGAAAATGGGAATATAAAAGAAAAAGCCTTTACAATAGGTGAAAATCTTATTGGAGATGCTTTTGAATATTATCCTAGTGGTAAACTTAAATATAAATCATTTTTTAAAGATGGAAAAAGAGAAGGCGAATCTTTATCTTACTATGAAAGTGGAAATTTAAAGCAAAAAGTTCTTTATAAAAACGGTGTAAAAAATGGTAATGCTATGAAATTTTATGAAAATGGAGTTGTAAAAGA from Fusobacterium simiae includes:
- a CDS encoding toxin-antitoxin system YwqK family antitoxin gives rise to the protein MKKIFITLFLILSVFSIVNAKTFKTEKELNDFFIQVDKKIKEEVKKNYREEYNKIKTLSNNGYSFKIEDDGTTLITKNIDLKPKTEITQYFNKKGELYMISSLTSETDKELYALYRKYDKNGNLSIYTYAIDGKNTDKGYYSDGKLAYIREFKILKGEAPIPNGKYIEYYKNTKIKVQGNYKDGKRNGEFKTFLKNGKSAGSVIYKDGKITKSTLANSMKDNASFSILTDVNYNINSHKIVTEEFPNGLLKQYFIFNKDGLLDGENREYYEEGEIKSIFPFKNNVADGNMISYYQNGNIKEKNTYKNGIEEGESILYYENGNLKEKYFMKNEKLDGEAVAYYEDGKIRNKSIFKDGVKLEEEIYKDNEIIKNIFKNNKIVQQDTYSENGILKEKKHTLDNGNMEYISYYKNKNIKQKVLLKDETILKDEFFSENGNIRKNSFLLDGKTITELFEYYPNGKLFRKISTVNEIPNGDLIEYYPNGNMKTKAHYIDGKLNGELIVYFENGNIKEKAFTIGENLIGDAFEYYPSGKLKYKSFFKDGKREGESLSYYESGNLKQKVLYKNGVKNGNAMKFYENGVVKEKAYFVDDKQENEDLYYDEKGKLTKTEIYKNGIKQ